Genomic window (Syngnathoides biaculeatus isolate LvHL_M chromosome 6, ASM1980259v1, whole genome shotgun sequence):
GCTTTGTGACAGTTGATCGTGATGGCACGTTCACACTCactgtttcttctttttaacaTCCTGTCTGAGCAGTTTTTCAATGCAACTGTTTAAAAATACTTGCATGTACTTTGAAGGGACATTCTGTTTATGTTTAATCTTCCTTAGATGTATTTATATTCACTCTGATGTAACAACTGGGTCAATGTTCAAACATTAATGTGAGAAAAATTTGACTTCTAAAAATTTCTCGTCATGCAAGTAAGTCAGTGACTGTAAGACAGGGAAAAGAAAGAGGCGCAAATCTTTGCATATTTGATGGAGAAGCGAGAGAGGATTTGTTAGCTTCTCGTTCAGGAATGTGTAATATTCTGTTCTTGTGTGCATGAGAGTGACACAgctctccaaaacattcaactggAAAAAGTGGCCTCTAAATCCGTGTGTGACTAATGCAGCTCATTTACAGCCTGGTTCGCGTAATTGCATCTGTCAGCGATCCCCGTCCTAGTGAGCTGTAATTACTTCCTTTTGCAAAAGGCCAGAGAACGATGAAATGACCTCAGAAGTCTTCTGAAGCCAACGGCAACGTAAATGTTTCACACTGATGTGGTAACTGTAAGATTCTGGGCAATTCCCCAATCTTTGCTAAGGCAAAGAGATGTATATTAACACGGGATAGTGTTTTTAGCATTGTTTACTTATAATGCAGTTGTGAGTATTTTGCTCGGATTTTACTATTATTTCATCAACTAAGAAAACGGAAGAAAACGTGTAACATTACTGTATCTTTAAGGAGACTACTCACCTACAATAGCGAGGTTATGTTCGGATCCACATGCGATCTGCAGGGAAATAGACGACATTAAAATGCATGCTGGAGGCCGTCACTGAATTTTCACCGAAGACGTCATTGCCCAAGACTGCTGAGCAACCCGTCACGGCAAACTAAGACCAAAATAAAATTCACAGGATCATAACGTTTTCAGATTTGAAATTTTACAGTTACAATGTTTACagatttcattgaaaaaaaaacctgtcagcTCCTTTCACGGTGAACATCGCTCATTTTCCAGACCAAACTTAaataaaaaagctaaaaaacaaATTGCTGTGTTTCCAGAAGAGGTCCTGGTCAGGACGACTGTGTGGCCTGATCCTGCTAGgtaatccatccagccatccatccattttcttagccgcttatcctcacaagggtcgcgggagtgctggagtctatcccggctgtcatggggcaggaggcagggtacaccctgaactggttaccagccaattgcagggcacatagagacaaacagccgcaatcacaatcacaatcacacctaggggcaatttaagagtatccaattaacattgcatgttttggtgatgtggggaggaaaccggagtgcctggagaaaacccacacaagcacgaggagaacatgcaaactccacacaggtgggacagggattgaacccgggacctcagagctgtgaggccaatgctttccagctgatccactgtgatGCCTCTGCAAGGTAAaatcttttatatatattttttttaaataaataaatttctaCTTGGGTGGAAGGTGAAATATTGCTTTCAACAACTTCACTAAGGCATTGGTTGCTTCCTGACTGTTTCAGCTTCAACATACAGGAGTAGCAGGTGAGCCCTACGACAGGCTATTATTTGTTATGCTCATGTGGCTCATAAAAATGTGACAGCTAACTAAACATTGACTCTGTGGGTGTGTACACACGCCACACAGTGCCTTAGCGAGCTAGGAGATTCATTGTCCACTCAGCAAATCCATCTTCACCTTTAGCTTTAGGCACATAAGGTGACAATGACATACGCCGCTGCTGCGACAACGCCGGACAAGAACAATCTTCCAGTTCACCCTTGACATCTGCTTTATTAGCAGCTCTCTTCTGTCATACAGCAACCATTCGGAATACAGATTAACTGATGGCGTCCCCTTGATGCTGCAACGCAATGGGCCATATGGGAAAAGAAACCACTGACTGCACAAGATATTAATGGTTCCTCTCTAGTGAGTGATAATGGAAAAATATGCATGCTATATAGTGCACACATAATGACGCATTTCATTGAGGCATCTCACTCTCACTTGGTGAACTGTGATGCATATTAACATGGTGTAGTTATTTTTAGCATTGTTTACTTGCAATGCAGCTGTGAGTATTTTGCTAATGTTCCATCAACTACGAACACAGAAGAAAAAACGTGTAACAACTTCCAACTTCCTAGTCTTTTATTTGTAGGTGTTGGGTACCGCCTGCTGGAATAATCAAGTACTACATGTAAACCAGTCTAAACTTGACAATCAAAAACCACAGTATAGGTATCCCTACTGTCCCACTACAAAGAGtcattcatctatttttatAGCACTTGTGGTCACTAGGGTTACGAGTGTTCTGGGGCCTATCCTagatgactttgggcaaaaagcGAAATACAACACGGACTTGTCACTAGTCACATTTAGACTACcactcacatccacaccaaTGATCCATTTTAAGTTTAAAATGTATccttttggaatttgggaggaagctggagtaccagAAGAAATCTCACaaaagcacggggagaaaacacaaactccacaaagaaagGCCGGAATTGAGACTAAAAACCCGAAAACTTTAACACGGATATGCTAACCACTAGTTCAACCAAGAGTGCTGCCTATTACAAGTATTGGTTTATTGCTCCAAGTCTTACTTGCGTTGCTCCAAAGAGGGCTTTCGCCTCGGCAGGCATTGAAGTCTGGCTACTGTGGTCTGCTGACCGGTGCTTAGGATTTGCGGCATTTGTCAGAGGTCGGCCCAGTTGTCCATAATTCCCTCTGCCCCAAGTAAACACTCTTCCACTCTCTGTAAGGGATTACTGTACGGTAATTAAGGCAGATGTGAGCCTCAACAAACAAAGTGTTTAAAGCATCTCACCTGTTTGGGCAATAACATGAGTCCAGCCGCTGCTCACCTCTACAACTTTCTCTCCACCCAGAAGTGAGCGCTTGAGTGGAGCAGGAGTGGACAAGAAGGGCTCGGTGGCAGTTAGCTGGCTGTGTTTGTTGCTTCCCCAGAGAAATAAATCACCATCTTCTGCATGTAACACCGAGGGCGACATTAGTCTTCATTCAGGACAGACTAAAGAGAAGGTTATGGTTATGTTATGTATTAACAATTCATAAatgtaaagaaagaaaaagagagagagagagacttttcAATTATGTTCTTGTAACAAAAATTAATGTACTTTGAAAGGTTATTTGAACTATCTCACCAATGCTAAGATAGGAAATTTCAAACACCAGTGGTTACTTGTAGTTTAATTCGTTGTCTGACCATGCTGGTAACacaaactcatatctcaaagcaTCTTGAAGGGTTACTCTCAGGAAAATATCACTTTATAATTACAATAACAAAAATAGAAATTCAACTGTGTGTGCACCATAATTAATTGATCGCGGCTCCCTCTGGTGTGTGCAACTTGGCCCCAGGCCGGCAGTCTAAAGCAGTCAAAGGAAGTAATTATCAGTAATTTGAAGTCATAAGTTGTTTAttccagaggataaagaatatattcctCTAAGTATTGTTTTCTTGTCTCCTTACATGTTTTGTTTCACTGTTTGTGCTGAGACAGGTGTTCCTTAAGGCATTATAACACTGCCACATAGATGTTTTTCATTAGCTTGTCTTTTGCCCTTCCCATTACCTTAACATTAAGATAGTATTGCTAACATGTTACATGCTTGTTTTAAGTAAATGTGTagtactcttctttttttttttactctgttgAACTGCTGCTTCTTGTGAAGTGAGCCGAGTTCACTGCCATCATACAGTacttactactactattactactaacATTTTTGCTCgtaagacaaaacaaaaaaaatcagtggaATGGGTCATACCTCGAAAAACTAGTCAGCTTTCTAATATCTCACGGCACCACTACATCTGCTTGTATTATACTTGCCCTATTTTTTAACCGTTGGAATGTGCATTGTGCAGCATACTATGAGCAATACCTGTAAGGCACACACAGTGTGCTGAGCCCGCAGTGACAGCATGAGGCACCTTCAGATCCAGACCTGCAACATGGCCAAAACAATCCTATCACTGCAACAAACactatcttccatccatccatccatccatccatccatccatccatccatccattttcttaaccacttatcctcacaagggttgcggggagtgctggagcctatcccaactgtcaacgggcaggaggcggggtacaccctgaaatggtttccacccaatcgcagggcacatggagacaaacagccgcactcaaaatcacatctaggggcaatttagagtgtctaactGATGTTGAaaccatgttttggggatgtgggaggaaaccagagtgcccggagaaaacccacgcagacacggggagaacgtgcaaactccacacaggcgggcctgggattgaacccgggacctcagaacagtgaggccattgctttccatctgatccactgtgccaccctctATCTTCTagtatttgtaaataaatgtttttcctcacCTGGCACAAGAGAAGGAACCTTGGAATTGAGGTGTGACGGAACAGGGTCTGGACTGAGTGCTCTCTTGGCAAGGCTGCGAAGACCTGTCCCCCACTGGTAGACATGTCCTGACTCTGGGATCAGCATAGAGGTTGAGGCTGTGTAAGATTAATTGCTTCGCCTTCGATCCATTTACAGTGCATACCTGTGATTGCAAGAGAGTGTCGGAGCCCTGCTGCAATGCTCAACACACGTTCTTTCAGACTCTAAAGAATAAAGAACAATGGTATGAACACGGGCAATAACATAAGTACACCTACACACTAAACAATAAATGCCATTCACATTAGCACCATATTTACGGCTGTTAGCTCTTGGAGCTACTCAACAGTACTGTGTAGTTTACTTCATTCAGTTGGCATTGTGTACTAAACTTGCATTGGCCATCAATACATTGTGCCgatgtacctaatattgtggcctATAGGGTTATTGAACCCAAGTAAACTCAATTGGTTTcaacgaaaaaaataaaaagttgctaGGCTAGCCCTGCCTGACTTGAACTGAAAATATACCTATGGAAAGAAttgaaactcaaggtccataaaagaagcaaGATTTGAAGACTACTTGTGAGGAAGAAGTGGCTGAAATCACACTGGAGCAATGCATGCAACTGGTTTCTCATACAGAAGATGTCCTAAagttgtcattgcaaacaaaaatgattgtacaaaatgtgaaataaataccACTTCAATACTTGTTCCCTGTGTTATTTCACGTTTACAAATACTATAACTTCAGTGCTCAACTCATTTGTTCAACGTTCTGTGTATGTAGGAATTGTTTGCTTTGTTACAACGTCTGGTAAAATTCTCATGTCAATAGCAGCCTTGGTAATATATTTCATGACAAAATGGTGCTAAAATTCTtacagtgggtacagaaagtattcagaagCCCCTAAATGTAATATTGCAGGCATTTGCTAATAtcattttgcatctttttcCCTAAATAATGTACATACAGCTCCACATTCGCTCATTCACATTctgttctgcttatcctcactcaggtAACAGgcgtgcttgagcctatcccagccatctttgagcgagaggtggggtgcaccccgAACTCGCCGCCATATAAACAGCCACTtagattcacacctacgggcaatttagagtcttaaatAAACCtgctttgcatgtttttgggatgtgggaggaaactggtgtacccagagaaaacccacgcaggaacagggagaacatgctaactccatgCAGACGAGGCCGGGATTATAACAGAACCGTGAAGTGGATGCACAGATTtgtcaaaaaaggaaaaaccgaaatatcacacagtataaatattcagaccctttgctttCATTTGGGTGCCgcccatttcttctgatcatccttgagatggttctacaccttcattggagtccggctgtgtttgattataccaATTGGACtcgattaggaaagccacacataTAAACCCTTACATGTTACGGTGCACGTCACAGCTAATAAGagtcatgaggtcaaaggaactgcctgaagagctcacaGACAGAATATTTGAATACTTTCTGAATACTTTACGTGcccactgtatatactgtatatccattAGATATGCACCTCAATGAGCAGCAATTGTGCAGAATGGGAAGTCATCTGACCAACACCCAGCTGTCCAAATACATTAGAGCCGCACGCTAATAAGTTGCCACTATCTGTGTGAAATAGGACAATGTTTAGTAGGGCACAGGAAAAATATTGCCAACTTTATGAGTTCACAAGATAAAACAGCTATGCATCTCTACGCTGATGTGACAAATTCAGACTTTGTATTGTTTTCCCCATTGTGTAAACAGAAACAcctaaatattaaaaaacaaacaagatctGATCTGAATGCCGATCATTTGCACTCAGTTCTGAGCCTTCttctttcatcttttatttccttttggcttgcgCCATTAGGGGTCaacacagcatgtcatccttatCCATGTGAACTTGCATCCCGCCTGAATCCTCCTCTTGAACACCAACTGCCCAcatcttccctcactacatttATTAACCTtctgtttggtcttcctccagctcatttgcctggcagctccatcctcatcatccttctaccaatatactctcctctggacatgttcaaaccatcaaagtctgcactctctaactttgtttccaaaacatctaacctcGGGCCCCGCTGtaatgagctcctttctaatcctatgcaacTTGCTTactctgagcaagaacctcaatatcttcatttctgccacctccaatactgcttcctgttgtttcttcagtgccacgttctctaatccgtacatcatggccgccttcaccactgttttgtaaactttgcccttcatcctagcggagactcttctgtcacatagaccaccagacacctccgccagctgtttcacccctcttggaccagtttcttcacttccttaccacattcaccattgctctgtattgttgacccaaagtatttcaagtcatccacccttgctatctcttctccctggagcctcactcttccccctctaatccctctcattcacgcacatatattctgttttactttggctaattttcattcctctcctttccagtgcgtgtctccatctttctaattattcctccacctgctccctgctttcactgcagatcacaatatcatctgcgaacatcatagtccaaggagaTTACAGTTTAACCACATCCTTCAGTCTATCCATCACCATTGCAAATAGGAAGGCCTTCAGTTtacccctgatgcagtcccacctccatcttgtAAAATtcctgtcacacctacagcaacCGTTACCAATGTTCTGCTGTctttatacatgtcctgtattattaaGTAAtttctctgccactccagacttccacatgcagtaGCATAGTTCCTGGGTACTGTCATAGGCTTCCTCTATATCTaccaagacacaatgtagctccttctgagctCTGTTTTGCACTTTTCCATCAACATCCTACACTGACCTGAACACAGCATGCTGAAAACATGTCTACTGGGATGGTTCTCATTTTctgattgtgaaaatatgtaGATTTTCATTGATTTACATGTCAACGATCTCAACATTCCCTGGTTGTAAAACTAAAATCCTCTCCTCCCCTATAGAACGCAACACATTAGGAAAATGAGTGAAAACGTGCAGTGTCTCTAGTGAAACACTGCCATTAATCACCAGTCAGGACAAGAGTAAAATCCCAGCCACAGGCAACATTGGTGACCCTCTGATTCAGGCCTGAGCAGTGCTGAAGTGTTGAGCAGTTGGCGGTGTGGCCGAGTCCAAGCTGGCCTCTGAGATTCTGCCCACACACAAATGCCTCTCCATCATCTGTACAAAAGCACACAAAGATGAAactctgtatttgtttttacatgcacaacaaaaaacatttcacaaacatCATGCTCATTGACAAAATCAATAATCACGAGAAAGTATACATAAAGTAGAGTGCAGATACAGTCAATGTTGTAATGGCAAACGTTACTGAGCAGGAAGGCCAAGACTTGTCACTTCTAGAAAGAGATGtgtcaaaaggttgaaaaaaaaagaaaagatgaatggTGAGTAAATCTGCATTGTATTTCTGAGGTACAGTATCTTTCCATActgcagcttcctcccacaactCAAAAACATGGACGTTCAGTTTATTGAAGACCTTAAATCAGAGGTGGGGAACTCGAGTCAAAAGATTTGCTGCAGCTGAGACctaagacttctttttttttttttttttttcagcaatgggGTCTTGACTCGTGTGTGTGAAGACACTCCATGGTAGCGGACTTTATTAGTCcttttccttgtgacaacagtaccttctaattccaggtctttttgaagctctcAACGAGTGGGtcttggctcttggacaactcttttgattattctttgcgctgtgaaccagctgatattcatttgcactggcaaggggctggattgctgtttgatttATGATAGATTTTAAGTGTTGTCTTGGGTTTCCATGCCTTTTTCCATCTCCctgttttcatttgttcaatggataggtttccaattacaccatcctgtgtgtcatagaggtcagagaacacaggtgatacgtgatgtgtgaagtttttttctatcattCATTTTGTCTGATTGGTCTCAGGACTGTgttgacgtcattggaaacctagcCATAGTTTTCCCatttgtcatttcacatttttacacaactAAATTTCTGATCTTGTTTGTTCcattttgtatgtatggattatttGGATTGTTGaaaacatctggtgaaattttcaagcACCTCGGGAAGTTTATTACCTGAGAAAAACTGTAATGTGTTAAGTACTTACTTCAGCCACTGTACGTGATTGTGTATGTGTTAATACTAACAGGTGCTTTGGTCTGCAGCTTTCATTTCCTACAAATAAAACTATGTTGAACTTTCTTAATAAGAAGAGATCAGTgctgatttacatttttgtacatgCAGTTGTGTTCATCCTCAATTCTTAATAAGGTGCTCTGAAAAGGCACTATAAATATATAACCACGAGTACTTACCATGCGTTTAAAAATATGGCATTCATATGATTTCAAAGGCTAGCTTTAAACACTACATGTTATTTAGTGTTCCTAACCTTTGTTAAAGTGAGTTGTAACTtggcaacaaatgaacaatgcgagTTGTGGGGGAGACAATACATTTGACAATCAGTTATGTTGAAAATGCGTTCACGGAGAACAGAGAGCTTTTAAATCATGATGAGagagcgtttaaaaaaaataattacgcaCCTGTCACAACCACCGAGTGTCCCCCGCCACCGCTAACAGCCCGGATACTCCTTCCATGGAGAGGAATTTTGTTCGAGAGCCGAGGGATTGCCTGGTCCTCCTCATGTCCCTGTCCATGCTGCCCATAGCTGTTGGCCCCCTGACAGTCATAGCTGTCATTTAGTCACCCAggagttttggggtttttttatttttaagctgggataggctccagcacacccgagACAGTAATAAGGCTAAATAGTAcggaaaattaaatgaaaataataacgATTGAATCATTTCTTAAACCCATTGCTCGCCGCGTAGTTAGCGTTGAAGCACACTCATCGTTTAAGATCACcgtagaaagaaagaaaaagcttcGATGAAACCATCAAACGCATAACAGCATTTACGACACGCAACAAAACACAACTAACTTGAAATATAAACAATAAATGTGAGGTTACAAACTTACCCACGCGAGTAAACAAAACTCCTGCCGCGAAGTAGTTGCCATGTGCCGTAAATAACAGCGTTGTGATAATTCGCGTCACTGTCGTACTACAGGTTTACGCAATTATATTGTACCGTACTGTATTTCCAGGCAGAGGAGTTTGTACCTTtgtaaatgcacatttttttttattatgttatgaAACTAACCAATCTTTCCCCTGAACTGGAAGACCAAAGTGAGGTGATTCAAATAAAATTATCATTTAATCCAACACATGAATACATGTATTAATACAGTAATTATAACCTTACAATTATACCGTTGAGGCCATGAAGTCAAAAGACACATTTTTGACacaatattttgtaatatttgcatACATACCCTATAATGTGTATATTAATATGTAGAAATGATATCGATTTCAGTATCTTTGTAGCCCTAATTTAACAGCATCCGTTTCAATTGGAGGTGCAGTATAGaaatattttactgtaaaataaagTACCAGTAGGTTGAGGTGCATGGGCATAAACCAACCAAAATACTTTCAGAACAATGATCGTATAATTTCCCTCATtattacacaaaaacaaacataatacATACGCAATAACAAAACAgagttatattttatatttaatcacTGATGTGAGAACGATTAATTGgacaattaaacaaaaaagtaaaaaataaaatcacacaaTCATGACAATAGCAGATTAGACAATAGGGGTGACTTTTTGTGGGGTACAAAAGCGTACAGACAAGTCGCTGGATAGTCAAAAACAGTGCTCTTTGGGTTTGTGCAATTCACTGATATTTGATAGTGTATTTCTACACTGGGAAAGCCATATATCGCACAGAAGGGAGatcaaggtattttttttttgtttgtttttgttttttgccaaaacGAGTGCACATTCATCGTAAGAACAAACAAAGGTGATATACAAGCAGTATGTCGAGAGCAGCGCTTGGGGGTGTATGAGACAGACGGGCTTTGAAATTTCAGATTCCGAGCTGCTTGTTGATGCGGTTCAGAGCATCGCCCACAATGTCAAGCTCATGTCGAAGTTCTTCCACAACGCTGTTGATGCTGGGAGTGTCTTTAAGCACATCCACGCTCTGAGTGTACGGGTTGTAGCGCACTGTGAAGGGACGCTTGATGGTCTTGGCAAACTccctgaaagaaagaaacaagatAAAGTACTTTTACTCACGTGGTAGTACATTGGCTGTGTGATAATGTAAGTCTCACAATGTCGTCATATCACAATCTGCAAGGAGACTACGTTTACCTCATCTTGACTTTGGCCTCCTCGAAGCTGTCTGATACAAAGTATACATCCTGAAAGGTTGTAATGATGCATTCTTGTTTGGATGTTACTTTGGGGTCAAATGGCATGATCCTTGATTTTCCGGAAAGTGCATGctggaaaagaaaatatacatCTTAACAAAAGCATGCATTTAATTGAGTCTGATCGTTGTGGTTGagaaaattggatttttaagCTAAAATCTTATGACAAAATTACAAGAGGGATGTAGTGCGCAATTATAGGTTTTGGCTTACTGATATTTACTGTGTTTGTGAGAACCAGTAGCTCAGCcaactatacatatattttgtatattGAGATGGACAACTGAGATTGTCTGTCAATTGACCAGCAATTTCACTGCAAGGAAGAAACCATAACGACAGAAGGGTTGACGAATAGcaagtacatctgcctcacattttgaaaatttggctcgttctccctgtgcttgcatgggttttctccaagtactcttTCTTTCCTCGACAGATATATTaaatcttgttttccttttggcttgtcctgttagaggtcgccacagcgtgtcatattttgccatctaagcctatctcgtgcatcttagTCTCTaagacccactgtcctcatgtcctccctcacaacatccatcaaccttttctttggtcttccactccttcctcttttgcctggcagctccatcctcagcacccttctcccaatatgctcactcactcgcctctgaacatgtccaaaccttctaagtctgctctctctaacattgcctccaaaacatccaattttggctgtccctctaatgatcttatttctaatcctatccaacgtattcactccaagcgagaacctcaacagcttcatttctgccacctccagttctacttcctgttgtttcttcagcgccacccgtctctaatccggacatgatggccggcctcaccactgttttatagactttgcccttcatcctagcggagactcttctgtcacatagaacgccagacaccttccgccaactgttccatcccgcttggacgcatttattcacttccttaccacactctccattgctctggattgttgaccccaagtatttcaagtcatccacccttgctatctcttttttcttgtagcttcactcttccccctccgcccctttcatttatgcacatatattctgttttacttcagctcattttcattcctctccattccagtgcgtgactccatctttctaattgttcctccgcctgctccctgctttcactgcagatcacaatatcatctgcgaacatcacagtccaagtggattccagtctaacctcatctgtcagcctatccattactactgcaaatatAAAGAGtaaatgaagactaaatttaTCATATACAGTAGGTGTGaaagggtgtttttctgtatgtgccctgtatATGAACTGACTAtgagttcaaggtgtacccgcctcttgctcaaagtgaggtgggataggctccagctcacaatCAACCCCTTTAAGAACAGTGGAGCACaacattgatggatggatgccgtAAATCATTATACTTTGATATAAATAGATGCAGAAAAATATCGCACgtcagaaaagttccaggacCTTTGTTATGAAGAATAGATTTCAAATGGCAATGGCAAACTACTAGTTTTTATCCTTCAGTGTTAACCAGGCGATCAACCGGAACACTTCACCACGACATTGAACCCGCTCACAATTCTCAGCCCATTGAAGACTTCCAGGCAGAAAAGAATATTACCGACTTCAAgccatgtaattttttttcgtttgtttattTCTCTTTCCTAAGTCCAATTAGGCGGACTTGTTCTGAAGCTGTGGACCTAAATGGTCATTATGACAGAGCTGGAAAcgatcctaaaaaaaaaaaaatccttccagGAGCGCATGAAATTTGTAGTTTGCAGTCTGGATTTAAAATCTTTTCGTacaccagtcctggaacctttctgacaTGCTTCAaaggtacagtatttgaaatctGTTCAATATTgttgctattttaaaaaataaaaacctaaatTGCTCAGTGAAAAATGCAGGTTCATCCTTTTTTGTGCGAGTTATTAAGTGCAATTCACAATGTAAGGTCTGTTCCTGTTAAATGTATTATTACCTTAAGCTCACTGATGGATGAAAGCAATCCAGCCCCATAGGCTCTCAGTtgtccttcctgtttgcatagCCCAAACTCCACTGTGAAGAAATAACACTGACAGAAAAAGACACGGGAAAAGTCATGAAAATACACTTTGACAGTGCTTACTGGATTACAGGTTACAGCAGGGTCACTTACTGTGGCCAGTTTCTGAATTGAGTCATCTGAGGCTCCCAGTGAAGCCAGACCGATCTCCTGGGAAAATTGTGCAAAACTGGGCTCTGCCAGCAGGGGGACGTGACCCAGCAGCTCATGGCACGTGTCTCTGGAGAATGACCAGCAAGGTAGTTTTGCATGA
Coding sequences:
- the sergef gene encoding secretion-regulating guanine nucleotide exchange factor isoform X1, which encodes MATTSRQEFCLLAWGANSYGQHGQGHEEDQAIPRLSNKIPLHGRSIRAVSGGGGHSVVVTDDGEAFVCGQNLRGQLGLGHTANCSTLQHCSGLNQRVTNVACGWDFTLVLTDSGNLLACGSNVFGQLGVGQMTSHSAQLLLIESLKERVLSIAAGLRHSLAITESGHVYQWGTGLRSLAKRALSPDPVPSHLNSKVPSLVPGLDLKVPHAVTAGSAHCVCLTEDGDLFLWGSNKHSQLTATEPFLSTPAPLKRSLLGGEKVVEVSSGWTHVIAQTESGRVFTWGRGNYGQLGRPLTNAANPKHRSADHSSQTSMPAEAKALFGATQIACGSEHNLAIVGERLLSWGWNEHGMCGDGSLADILEPRIVPGLRPLVIGCGAGHSLAVCAGNTCKDQ
- the sergef gene encoding secretion-regulating guanine nucleotide exchange factor isoform X2, translating into MATTSRQEFCLLAWGANSYGQHGQGHEEDQAIPRLSNKIPLHGRSIRAVSGGGGHSVVVTDDGEAFVCGQNLRGQLGLGHTANCSTLQHCSGLNQRVTNVACGWDFTLVLTDSGNLLACGSNVFGQLGVGQMTSHSAQLLLIESLKERVLSIAAGLRHSLAITESGHVYQWGTGLRSLAKRALSPDPVPSHLNSKVPSLVPGLDLKVPHAVTAGSAHCVCLTDGDLFLWGSNKHSQLTATEPFLSTPAPLKRSLLGGEKVVEVSSGWTHVIAQTESGRVFTWGRGNYGQLGRPLTNAANPKHRSADHSSQTSMPAEAKALFGATQIACGSEHNLAIVGERLLSWGWNEHGMCGDGSLADILEPRIVPGLRPLVIGCGAGHSLAVCAGNTCKDQ